The following are encoded together in the Salvelinus alpinus chromosome 29, SLU_Salpinus.1, whole genome shotgun sequence genome:
- the LOC139558579 gene encoding lanosterol 14-alpha demethylase-like, which produces MAMHLYQVSSMLIENTVGKMSDNLTSVVLAVSVITLTLGYISKLVLKQSQSSSEEHKKYPPYIPSSIPFLGHAIAFGKSPIEFLENAYEKYGPVVSFTMVGKTFTYLLGSEAATLMFNSKNEDLNAEDVYSRLTTPVFGKGVAYDVPNHIFLEQKKMFKTGLNIAHFKQHVEIIEEETKEYFSRWGDSGEQNLFEALSELIILTASACLHGKEIRSMLDEKVAQLYADLDGGFSHAAWLLPGWLPLPSFRRRDRAHKEIKNIFYKVTQKRRSSGEKVDDMLQTLIDATYKDGRPLNDDEIAGMLIGLLLAGQHTSSTTSSWLGFFLGKDKALQDRCYAEQKTACGEDLPPLNFDQLKDLTLLDRCLKETLRLRPPIMTMMRMARSPQTVAGYTIPAGHQVCVSPTVNHRLQDTWTERMEFRPDRYLNDNPAAGEKFAYVPFGAGRHRCIGENFAYVQIKTIWSTMLRLYEFNLVDGYFPTINYTTMIHTPHNPVIRYKRRQH; this is translated from the exons ATGGCTATGCATTTATATCAAGTTAGTAGTATGCTAATAGAAAATACAGTCGGGAAAATGAGTGACAACTTGACATCAGTGGTCCTTGCAGTGTCTGTGATCACCCTAACGTTGGGATATATTTCTAAACTGGTGCTCAAACAGTCACAGTCTTCTTCAGAAGAACACAAG AAATACCCACCATACATACCTTCTAGCATTCCATTTCTGGGTCATGCCATAGCATTTGGGAAAAGTCCCATTGAATTTCTGGAGAATGCATATGAAAAG TATGGGCCTGTTGTCAGCTTTACCATGGTGGGCAAAACCTTTACCTACCTTCTGGGTAGTGAGGCAGCCACACTGATGTTTAACAGCAAGAACGAAGATCTCAATGCAGAGGATGTCTATTCCCGATTGACCACGCCAGTTTTTGGTAAAGGGGTTGCCTACGATGTACCTAACCAT ATCTTCCTGGAACAGAAGAAGATGTTTAAGACAGGACTGAACATCGCCCATTTCAAACAGCACGTTGAAATCATAGAGGAGGAAACGAAGGAGTACTTTTCACGATGGGGAGACAGTGGGGAACAAA accTGTTTGAGGCCCTGTCGGAGCTGATAATCCTGACGGCCAGTGCCTGTCTGCATGGGAAGGAGATCCGCAGCATGTTGGACGAGAAGGTGGCCCAGCTCTACGCAGACCTGGACGGGGGCTTCAGCCACGCTGCCTGGCTACTGCCCGGCTGGCTGCCCCTGCCCAGTTTCCG ACGAAGGGACAGAGCACACAAGGAGATCAAGAACATCTTCTACAAGGTCACCCAGAAACGCAGAAGCTCTGGAGAGAAAGTGGACGATATGCTGCAGACCCTCATAGATGCCACCTACAA aGATGGGCGGCCCCTAAATGATGATGAGATAGCGGGCATGCTGATTGGTCTACTCCTGGCCGGACAGCACACATCTTCCACTACTAGTTCCTGGTTGGGCTTCTTCCTTGGCAAAGATAAGGCCCTACAGGACCGCTGCTATGCTGAACAGAAAACTGCATGTGGAGAAGACTTGCCCCCACTCAACTTTGACCAG CTGAAGGACCTGACTTTGTTGGACCGCTGTTTGAAAGAGACCCTCCGACTCCGTCCACCCATCATGACCATGATGAGAATGGCACGCTCTCCTCAG ACTGTAGCAGGCTACACCATCCCAGCTGgccaccaggtgtgtgtgtcccCGACAGTCAACCACCGTCTGCAGGACACCTGGACAGAGAGGATGGAGTTTAGGCCTGACCGCTACCTTAACGACAACCCTGCTGCAGGGGAGAAATTTGCCTATGTGCCCTTTGGTGCAG GCCGTCACCGCTGCATCGGAGAGAACTTTGCCTACGTTCAGATCAAGACCATCTGGTCTACCATGCTGCGCCTTTACGAGTTCAACCTGGTCGATGGTTACTTCCCCACAATCAACTACACAACCATGATCCACACCCCGCACAACCCCGTCATCAGATACAAGAGGAGACAACACTAA